A genomic region of Homalodisca vitripennis isolate AUS2020 chromosome 5, UT_GWSS_2.1, whole genome shotgun sequence contains the following coding sequences:
- the LOC124362318 gene encoding farnesol dehydrogenase-like isoform X1 has product MERWQGRVAVVTGASAGIGAAIVEDLVESGMVVVGLARREDHLLKIKDKLTGKPGTFHPIKADITKEEDFDKAFEWIQNNLGGLDVLVNNAGVVVTSYISDGNLEDWRKIFELNVFAAGACAREAVKSMRARNIDGHIININSICSHWIPNLPGIAPYSASKHAAKVISEGLRMDLASQKSKIKVTNISPGLVATPMLDSFKEGKELNIFFEPLNAKDIADAVHYVLGTPPNVQVTELIIRPVQERI; this is encoded by the exons ATGGAAAGGTGGCAGGGAAGAGTTGCTGTTGTGACCGGAGCCAGTGCTGGTATAGGAGCTGCCATAGTGGAGGACTTGGTGGAGAGTGGCATGGTGGTAGTGGGTCTGGCCAGGAGGGAAGACCATTTGCTT AAAATCAAGGACAAGCTGACAGGGAAACCGGGCACCTTCCATCCAATAAAAGCTGACATCACTAAAGAAGAGGATTTTGATAAAGCATTTGAGTGGATACAAAACAATTTAGGTGGTTTAGATGTTTTGGTGAATAATGCAGGTGTCGTTGTAACAAGCTACATCTCTG ATGGCAACCTTGAAGATTGGCGTAAGATATTTGAACTGAATGTTTTTGCTGCTGGAGCGTGTGCACGAGAAGCAGTCAAGTCAATGAGAGCACGTAACATTGATGGTCATATAATCAACATTAACAG CATTTGTTCTCATTGGATTCCAAACCTTCCTGGTATTGCTCCATATTCAGCATCTAAGCATGCAGCCAAGGTCATCAGTGAAGGTCTTAGAATGGATCTTGCATCACAAAAgtctaaaattaaagttaca AATATAAGTCCAGGTTTAGTAGCTACACCCATGCTTGATTCATTCAAAGAAGGCAAAGAGCTGAACATATTCTTTGAACCTCTCAATGCCAAGGACATCGCAGATGCTGTCCATTATGTCCTAGGCACACCTCCTAATGTTCAG gtcACCGAGCTAATTATTCGGCCAGTTCAAGAAAGAATTTAA
- the LOC124362318 gene encoding farnesol dehydrogenase-like isoform X2 produces the protein MPVKIKDKLTGKPGTFHPIKADITKEEDFDKAFEWIQNNLGGLDVLVNNAGVVVTSYISDGNLEDWRKIFELNVFAAGACAREAVKSMRARNIDGHIININSICSHWIPNLPGIAPYSASKHAAKVISEGLRMDLASQKSKIKVTNISPGLVATPMLDSFKEGKELNIFFEPLNAKDIADAVHYVLGTPPNVQVTELIIRPVQERI, from the exons ATGCCTGTG AAAATCAAGGACAAGCTGACAGGGAAACCGGGCACCTTCCATCCAATAAAAGCTGACATCACTAAAGAAGAGGATTTTGATAAAGCATTTGAGTGGATACAAAACAATTTAGGTGGTTTAGATGTTTTGGTGAATAATGCAGGTGTCGTTGTAACAAGCTACATCTCTG ATGGCAACCTTGAAGATTGGCGTAAGATATTTGAACTGAATGTTTTTGCTGCTGGAGCGTGTGCACGAGAAGCAGTCAAGTCAATGAGAGCACGTAACATTGATGGTCATATAATCAACATTAACAG CATTTGTTCTCATTGGATTCCAAACCTTCCTGGTATTGCTCCATATTCAGCATCTAAGCATGCAGCCAAGGTCATCAGTGAAGGTCTTAGAATGGATCTTGCATCACAAAAgtctaaaattaaagttaca AATATAAGTCCAGGTTTAGTAGCTACACCCATGCTTGATTCATTCAAAGAAGGCAAAGAGCTGAACATATTCTTTGAACCTCTCAATGCCAAGGACATCGCAGATGCTGTCCATTATGTCCTAGGCACACCTCCTAATGTTCAG gtcACCGAGCTAATTATTCGGCCAGTTCAAGAAAGAATTTAA